The proteins below are encoded in one region of Legionella antarctica:
- a CDS encoding carboxylate-amine ligase has translation MKENQNDFLFSLNNQIAGSPLVSSVEDSEIYFRSNGCMTLGVEIELQLIDDVDYNLCSRAEEVLKATAHIEKIKPEFYLSTIEINSDICNTVQNVETDLFETITALTAATEKMGLLFSTTGSHPFSKYSDWAISPTARYQNLIDRNQWLTRRMNVYGLHVHLGMSSGDDCIRYNNFFMYFLPHLLALSASSPFWQGIDTGLSSCRPTTFAASQGSEERARLVVPGSLRAGCFAAGKI, from the coding sequence ATGAAGGAAAATCAAAATGATTTCTTGTTTTCACTGAACAATCAAATAGCTGGTTCCCCCTTAGTTTCTTCTGTAGAAGATAGCGAAATCTATTTTCGCAGTAATGGGTGTATGACCCTGGGGGTAGAGATTGAGCTCCAGTTAATAGATGATGTCGATTACAATTTATGTTCACGTGCTGAGGAGGTACTCAAGGCCACAGCTCATATAGAAAAAATTAAACCTGAGTTTTATCTGAGTACAATAGAAATTAATAGTGATATATGCAACACCGTACAAAATGTAGAAACTGATCTTTTTGAAACAATTACAGCTCTTACAGCAGCCACTGAAAAAATGGGACTGCTGTTTTCCACAACTGGATCTCATCCTTTTTCTAAATACTCTGATTGGGCTATTTCCCCCACGGCGCGTTATCAGAATTTAATTGACCGTAATCAATGGCTTACACGTCGTATGAATGTTTATGGTCTTCATGTTCATCTAGGCATGTCTAGTGGTGATGATTGTATTCGCTATAATAATTTTTTCATGTATTTTTTACCACATTTATTAGCCCTATCCGCTAGTTCCCCTTTTTGGCAAGGAATAGATACTGGATTATCCTCTTGTCGCCCTACCACTTTCGCTGCCAGCCAAGGAAGCGAGGAACGAGCGAGGCTGGTAGTCCCTGGTAGCCTTAGAGCCGGATGTTTTGCCGCAGGCAAAATATAA
- a CDS encoding SGNH hydrolase domain-containing protein, producing MSRKPRLYYSEEPVKKHIEKSLDHALRIIIASGSIPVLIKSIQLGVNSRDCFFDHIKRRGKYNPELCEFSISLKEQQWQNDLFLRMKNKYAQLVIIEPKKVQCPRGRCTADINGVPVFRDTEHITDYASYQFARIYLQHYQNPLKG from the coding sequence GTGTCCAGAAAACCGCGCCTATATTACTCAGAGGAACCAGTAAAAAAGCATATTGAAAAATCCTTAGATCATGCATTACGAATTATTATTGCTTCCGGTTCTATACCAGTATTGATAAAATCAATTCAACTGGGGGTTAATTCACGGGATTGCTTTTTTGATCACATAAAACGGCGAGGTAAATATAATCCTGAACTCTGTGAATTTAGTATATCGCTTAAAGAGCAACAATGGCAAAACGACCTTTTTTTACGGATGAAAAATAAGTATGCTCAGTTAGTAATTATTGAGCCTAAAAAAGTACAATGTCCCAGAGGCCGATGTACTGCCGATATTAATGGGGTTCCGGTGTTCCGTGATACAGAGCATATTACAGATTATGCGTCTTATCAGTTTGCAAGAATTTATTTACAGCACTATCAAAATCCTTTAAAAGGATAG
- a CDS encoding transposase — MSKKRAYYTAAKKAKITLAAIEGKLTQAQITSEYGVHATQVKTWKQSAIKAINDLFSGANEKEAKSQEQLVEALYQEIGRLQAQLSWLKKKHEL, encoded by the coding sequence ATGTCTAAAAAGCGAGCTTATTATACGGCGGCCAAGAAGGCAAAAATAACGCTAGCTGCGATTGAGGGGAAACTCACACAAGCGCAAATTACCAGTGAATACGGTGTTCACGCAACGCAGGTAAAAACTTGGAAGCAATCGGCCATCAAAGCCATTAACGATTTATTCTCTGGGGCTAATGAAAAAGAAGCCAAGTCCCAAGAGCAGCTTGTTGAGGCATTATATCAAGAAATTGGTCGACTTCAAGCGCAGCTATCTTGGCTAAAAAAAAAGCATGAACTTTAG
- a CDS encoding IS3 family transposase, whose protein sequence is MNFSLDEKRVMIDPLAELTIREQCLLLDLPVSSYYYSAKPISVEDEALMALLDEHYLQYPCEGKIKRARWLSKEVGYPVGKRRVKKLMEMMGLSTVYPKPNTSVPNKEHEVFPYLLKEVDITKPNQVWAADITYIRMKGKHVYLVAIMDWYSRYVIGWAISPTMEAEFCIEALRNALLHSRCEIFNTDQGSQFTSKDWINTLKSHHISISMDGRGRYLDNIFIERLWRSVKQEKIYRYDFDTIEEVELALTEYFEYYNNRRLHQSFNYLTPAEVYYGRKRP, encoded by the coding sequence ATGAACTTTAGTCTGGATGAAAAGCGCGTCATGATTGATCCTCTTGCCGAGCTCACCATTCGTGAACAATGCTTGCTATTAGACTTGCCTGTTTCAAGTTATTATTATAGTGCCAAGCCCATTTCTGTCGAAGATGAAGCGCTTATGGCGCTACTTGATGAGCACTATCTGCAGTATCCATGTGAAGGTAAAATTAAGCGGGCAAGATGGCTGTCAAAAGAAGTAGGCTATCCTGTTGGTAAACGTCGAGTAAAAAAGTTGATGGAAATGATGGGGTTATCGACTGTTTACCCAAAGCCAAATACAAGCGTTCCCAATAAGGAGCATGAGGTGTTCCCTTATTTATTAAAAGAGGTGGATATCACCAAACCAAATCAGGTTTGGGCCGCAGATATCACCTACATCCGCATGAAAGGAAAGCATGTGTATTTAGTAGCTATTATGGACTGGTATAGTCGTTATGTGATTGGATGGGCTATTTCACCTACTATGGAGGCTGAATTTTGTATTGAGGCGCTTAGAAACGCTTTGCTGCATTCGCGTTGTGAGATCTTTAACACGGATCAGGGTTCTCAATTTACCTCAAAAGATTGGATAAATACGCTAAAATCTCACCACATTTCTATCAGCATGGATGGGCGAGGACGTTATTTAGATAATATATTTATCGAGCGATTGTGGCGTAGTGTTAAGCAAGAAAAAATCTACCGGTATGATTTTGATACAATTGAAGAGGTTGAGCTGGCCTTAACGGAGTATTTTGAGTATTATAATAACCGAAGGCTTCACCAGTCCTTTAATTATTTAACGCCCGCAGAGGTGTATTATGGCCGGAAAAGACCATAA
- a CDS encoding acyltransferase family protein, which produces MNYRPDIDGLRAIAILFVLFFHGGIKLFPSGFIGVDIFFVISGFLITGIIHKSLKNDSFSFGEFYSRRLWRLQPVFICLLLVTTLLTLLFYLPDDFIQYIKSARKTSLFISNNFFERVTTGYFSPSNNQLPLLHTWSLSIEWQCYLILPLVIYSLHKKFGEDHITKIIYLLTLIFFALSLYFSLNYPAKTYYLTLSRGFEFFIGSCIALGHNRFSCNKYLLEMISTIALLTLFYIATRHDINTGFPNGYAFILCIATAVLLALGENHPKLILTQFLSLKPLVFIGLISYSLYIWHWPILALVRYLGIEETTWILILVFGLILIAAYLSWRYIEKPARNFKKIKFSYSLVSLLILPVLVTHISDYLIKSHEGYPQRFKEASRVYAELNKYASPQRPLCLQEKNIDVNSKCRLGAKNANSKTGFMIGDSYSNHYWGFMDILGQEANLSILAHATAACLSLPGISQYDWNVKVYKACHEQTERYYNMIKANHYDYVIIGQNWNGYLGNKLILKNDNSDMGPHVWNKIKEK; this is translated from the coding sequence ATGAACTATCGTCCGGATATTGATGGCTTAAGAGCTATTGCCATTCTATTTGTCTTATTTTTTCACGGTGGTATCAAGTTATTCCCATCCGGATTTATCGGCGTAGATATTTTTTTTGTTATTTCCGGATTCTTGATTACTGGAATTATCCATAAGTCATTGAAAAATGACTCTTTTTCATTTGGCGAATTTTATAGTCGCAGATTATGGCGGTTACAACCGGTATTTATTTGTCTATTGCTAGTTACCACCCTTCTAACTTTATTGTTCTACTTGCCTGATGATTTTATCCAATATATCAAGAGTGCCCGCAAAACCTCTCTTTTTATCTCAAATAATTTTTTTGAAAGAGTAACGACGGGTTATTTTTCACCGAGTAATAATCAATTACCATTATTACATACTTGGTCATTATCGATTGAGTGGCAATGCTATTTGATTTTGCCCCTGGTAATTTACAGCCTCCATAAAAAGTTTGGAGAAGATCACATTACGAAGATTATTTATTTACTTACCCTGATTTTTTTTGCTTTGTCGTTATATTTTTCTCTCAATTACCCAGCAAAAACCTATTATCTTACGTTGAGTCGCGGGTTTGAATTTTTTATCGGTTCATGTATTGCATTGGGCCATAATCGTTTTTCATGTAATAAATATTTATTAGAGATGATAAGTACCATCGCTCTTCTAACCTTATTTTATATAGCAACACGTCATGACATTAATACAGGATTTCCTAACGGGTATGCCTTTATTTTATGTATAGCTACGGCTGTACTCCTCGCTCTCGGTGAAAATCACCCTAAATTAATCCTGACTCAATTCCTTTCTTTGAAACCTTTAGTATTCATTGGACTAATTTCATACTCATTATATATTTGGCATTGGCCGATACTTGCTCTAGTTCGTTATTTAGGCATTGAAGAGACAACTTGGATTTTAATATTAGTCTTTGGTTTAATCTTGATAGCGGCTTATCTTTCCTGGAGATATATTGAAAAACCCGCACGTAACTTTAAAAAGATTAAATTCAGTTATAGCTTGGTTTCTCTGTTAATACTCCCTGTCCTGGTAACTCATATTAGCGACTATTTAATCAAAAGTCATGAAGGATACCCTCAACGCTTTAAAGAGGCTTCAAGAGTTTATGCTGAGTTAAACAAATATGCTAGTCCGCAAAGACCATTGTGTCTTCAAGAAAAAAATATTGATGTCAATAGTAAGTGTCGGCTTGGTGCAAAAAACGCGAATAGTAAAACTGGTTTTATGATAGGCGACTCTTATTCAAATCATTACTGGGGATTTATGGATATTCTTGGTCAGGAAGCCAATTTATCCATACTGGCTCATGCAACTGCTGCCTGTCTCTCCTTGCCCGGAATATCTCAATATGATTGGAATGTTAAAGTTTATAAAGCCTGTCATGAGCAAACAGAACGTTACTATAATATGATTAAGGCAAATCATTATGATTATGTGATTATAGGTCAAAACTGGAATGGTTATCTAGGTAATAAACTAATTTTAAAAAATGATAACTCTGATATGGGTCCGCATGTCTGGAACAAAATTAAGGAAAAATAA
- a CDS encoding prepilin peptidase, with the protein MIQELIANSPWFIYLVIALLSVCVGSLLNVIIYRLPIMLHDEWRQQCCELLSIEEKEKKNQINLFIPRSFCPNCKNLVKAWQNIPLISYILLRGRCYQCKAPISIRYPLIELLTLLLSVYATWHFGFTLQLPFVLLAIWLLICLIFIDLDHQLLPDTLTLSLLWIGLIANTQNLFTSLPVAVLSAAGAYITLWVFIKLFYLVTGKIGMGHGDFKLFAALGAWFGWIFLPLILLLSSIAGAVIGLIYLQMRKKPRDTAIPFGPFLCIAGLISMFWGHTIINWYVHFWF; encoded by the coding sequence ATGATACAAGAGCTTATCGCGAATAGTCCCTGGTTTATTTATCTGGTTATTGCCTTGCTGTCCGTGTGTGTAGGCAGTCTATTAAACGTAATTATTTATCGATTGCCGATTATGTTGCATGATGAATGGCGGCAGCAATGTTGTGAGCTATTATCAATTGAGGAAAAAGAAAAAAAAAACCAAATCAATCTATTCATTCCAAGATCTTTTTGTCCAAATTGTAAAAATTTGGTTAAAGCATGGCAAAATATTCCCTTAATAAGTTATATCCTTTTAAGGGGCCGATGTTATCAATGCAAAGCTCCCATCTCAATAAGATATCCGTTGATTGAGCTTTTAACATTACTGTTATCAGTATACGCAACCTGGCACTTTGGGTTTACTTTACAATTACCCTTTGTTTTATTAGCTATTTGGCTTTTGATTTGCTTAATTTTTATCGATCTGGATCATCAGCTATTACCCGATACTCTTACTTTAAGTTTGCTATGGATAGGTCTGATTGCCAATACTCAAAATTTATTTACCAGTCTTCCTGTTGCGGTGCTAAGTGCAGCTGGAGCTTATATCACTCTGTGGGTTTTTATTAAATTGTTTTACCTGGTGACCGGTAAAATTGGCATGGGGCATGGTGATTTTAAACTATTTGCAGCATTGGGTGCTTGGTTTGGCTGGATATTTTTACCTTTAATTCTTTTACTTTCATCAATTGCAGGTGCTGTGATTGGATTAATTTACTTACAAATGAGAAAAAAACCACGTGATACTGCAATTCCCTTTGGCCCTTTTCTGTGTATCGCAGGCTTAATTTCTATGTTTTGGGGACATACAATAATTAACTGGTATGTACACTTCTGGTTCTGA
- a CDS encoding type II secretion system F family protein codes for MEKNKAMVLTFHYEGINKSGQKMVGDIQARSLAIAKADLRKQGIISNKVVKKRKPFFDKNNKKITAGDITVFSRQLATMIEAGIPLVQAFDIVAKGQTNKRLKNLIENVKNDVETGLTLSESLIKHPVYFNELFCNLVDAGEKSGSLDVMLDKVATYKEKIETIKKKIKKALTYPIAVMVVALIATAGLLIFVVPQFESLFKGFGADLPALTQTVVSMSKFFQAYWYFIFGSLGAAAYAFVSTKNHSVNFAENLDRVLLKFPVIGPILEKAAIARFTRTLSITFAAGLPLVEALKSVAGATGNIIYAKATNRIREDVSTGQQMNIAMDNTHLFPNMVIQMVAIGEESGSLEKMLGKVADFYEEDVDNAVDALSSLLEPIIMSILGILVGGLVIAMYLPIFKLGSAV; via the coding sequence ATGGAAAAAAATAAGGCGATGGTCCTAACCTTCCATTATGAAGGAATTAATAAATCAGGCCAAAAAATGGTTGGTGATATTCAAGCTAGAAGTCTTGCTATCGCTAAAGCCGATTTGCGCAAACAAGGAATCATTTCTAATAAAGTTGTTAAAAAAAGAAAACCATTTTTTGATAAAAACAATAAAAAGATTACAGCAGGTGATATTACTGTGTTTAGTCGCCAATTAGCTACTATGATTGAGGCTGGCATACCTCTCGTTCAGGCTTTTGATATTGTAGCTAAAGGCCAGACCAACAAAAGATTAAAAAATTTAATAGAAAACGTTAAAAATGATGTTGAAACCGGATTAACCCTTTCTGAATCTCTAATCAAGCATCCTGTATATTTTAATGAGCTATTTTGTAATTTGGTCGATGCAGGCGAAAAATCAGGCTCTCTTGACGTAATGTTAGATAAGGTAGCAACCTATAAAGAAAAAATTGAAACGATCAAGAAGAAAATTAAAAAAGCATTAACCTACCCTATAGCAGTAATGGTCGTCGCTCTTATTGCCACTGCTGGTCTCTTGATTTTTGTTGTTCCCCAGTTTGAATCTTTATTTAAAGGATTTGGAGCCGACTTACCTGCTTTGACCCAGACTGTTGTTAGTATGTCTAAGTTTTTCCAAGCCTATTGGTATTTTATTTTTGGCTCTCTTGGTGCTGCTGCATATGCTTTTGTCTCTACGAAAAATCATTCAGTGAATTTTGCCGAAAATCTGGATAGAGTCCTGCTAAAATTTCCTGTTATTGGACCCATTTTAGAAAAAGCCGCAATTGCTCGTTTTACGAGGACTCTGTCGATTACCTTTGCTGCAGGATTACCACTGGTTGAGGCTCTAAAGTCAGTCGCAGGAGCTACAGGTAACATCATATATGCCAAAGCCACCAATAGAATCAGGGAAGATGTATCTACTGGGCAACAAATGAATATAGCCATGGATAACACTCATTTATTTCCTAATATGGTGATTCAGATGGTGGCAATTGGAGAAGAATCAGGTTCCCTGGAGAAGATGTTAGGTAAAGTAGCTGACTTCTACGAAGAAGACGTTGATAACGCTGTCGATGCTCTTAGCAGTTTATTAGAACCAATTATTATGTCAATATTAGGTATCTTGGTAGGTGGATTAGTTATCGCTATGTATTTGCCTATCTTTAAACTTGGATCTGCTGTTTAA
- a CDS encoding reverse transcriptase/maturase family protein translates to MAREIDDWLVRGVESMVNGSYTPRHLKRHYFPDEMVDQLHLSDRIFQNILLKQIKPTFPYVMNPNCYHLHGPSGVRLATRRIRQVLLEKKPQYIIRADIKSFYKSIPHHQLIQDIKKHYNDLNVQSMLEQIIINPIETPRGYKNPDQGIALRGPLSQFFSGIYLKPLDDAFNSMDVTYIRYQDDILILCQTSRQLNRCKQRMMEVLHERRLSLSRKKTRIGNIEKGFHFLGIHYPGTQTQDNTHVIQANDRAVIPAGTAQNLTSLWGGVQRLQLIIKRLGLTLLSRTQGRYEKHESRLILWSKMGCLPKRSEGTYISGSCGG, encoded by the coding sequence ATGGCACGAGAAATAGATGATTGGCTGGTGCGGGGTGTTGAATCCATGGTGAATGGCAGCTATACACCGCGCCATCTTAAGCGCCATTATTTTCCAGATGAAATGGTTGATCAGCTGCATTTATCGGACAGGATTTTCCAAAATATTTTGCTCAAACAAATAAAACCTACCTTCCCTTACGTGATGAACCCCAATTGCTACCATCTTCATGGACCAAGTGGTGTACGGCTTGCCACGCGGCGTATCCGGCAAGTGCTTTTGGAAAAAAAACCACAATACATCATCCGCGCTGACATCAAATCGTTTTACAAGTCCATCCCGCATCACCAATTGATTCAAGATATCAAAAAGCACTATAACGATCTCAATGTCCAATCCATGCTAGAACAAATTATTATCAATCCCATTGAAACCCCTCGCGGATATAAAAATCCCGATCAGGGAATTGCGCTACGTGGGCCGCTGTCTCAGTTTTTTAGTGGCATTTATTTAAAGCCATTGGATGATGCCTTCAATTCGATGGATGTAACCTATATCCGGTATCAGGATGACATTCTTATTCTGTGCCAAACCAGCCGTCAGCTTAACCGTTGCAAACAGCGCATGATGGAGGTGTTGCATGAAAGACGGCTCAGTTTATCGCGCAAAAAGACACGCATAGGCAACATTGAGAAAGGATTCCACTTTCTCGGAATACACTATCCTGGGACGCAAACCCAGGATAACACCCATGTGATACAGGCAAATGATAGAGCAGTTATCCCGGCGGGTACTGCGCAAAATCTAACCTCATTGTGGGGGGGGGTACAGAGATTGCAATTAATCATCAAACGCCTGGGCTTGACACTATTGTCCCGCACGCAAGGACGTTACGAAAAGCACGAGAGCAGATTAATCTTATGGTCAAAGATGGGGTGTCTCCCAAAAAGATCAGAAGGTACCTACATCTCTGGGTCATGTGGTGGGTAA
- a CDS encoding transposase has translation MTPEIISVLAAFAPLFTRPTWNNINTLFIGAILCRGARRITSILRVMGLSEVKNFSKYHRVLSRTQWSGLTASKILFGLLITLLPESWPKIVAVDETLERRRGKNIKAKGAYRDAVASSQSRVVICFGLKWECMTLIVPLPWCKRPWALPFMVILSPSKKSDEASGKRHKTSIDWTIQMVRCVSRWLHRTPWILVGDGAYACMALAKVCIKNGATLISRVRMDAQLFEFPEVKPAGKRGRNQIKGQRIRLKELLVDTKTWDTLQVKWYGGEQKTIECLTFECLWYHAGVPPIRLRIVLVKTPDGKNEAETFFSTNTENSPTQIIEWFVLRWNIEVTFEETRAHLGIETQRQWSDKAIARTTPLLMGLLSILVLVAIKMHETKKLLVQETTSWYDKKGELTLVDIITAIRRSIWVKMYFSMSKNYENNTDSLKITEKTANLLIYQLALAA, from the coding sequence ATGACACCCGAGATTATATCCGTTTTAGCTGCTTTTGCACCTTTATTTACACGTCCTACCTGGAACAATATCAATACGCTTTTCATTGGTGCCATCCTTTGTCGAGGGGCAAGGCGTATTACGAGTATTTTACGTGTTATGGGCTTAAGCGAGGTTAAAAATTTCTCAAAATATCATCGTGTATTGAGTCGTACACAATGGAGTGGTTTAACTGCCAGCAAAATTTTATTTGGTCTTTTAATCACACTGCTTCCTGAATCATGGCCCAAGATTGTTGCTGTTGATGAAACACTGGAGCGCCGACGCGGAAAGAACATCAAAGCCAAAGGAGCATACCGTGATGCTGTTGCGTCCAGCCAATCACGGGTGGTTATTTGTTTTGGTTTGAAATGGGAATGCATGACCTTGATAGTACCGCTTCCTTGGTGTAAAAGACCATGGGCTTTGCCTTTTATGGTTATCCTTTCACCATCAAAAAAGTCAGATGAGGCCTCAGGAAAAAGACACAAAACATCGATAGACTGGACCATACAAATGGTGCGTTGTGTCAGCCGATGGTTGCACCGTACCCCTTGGATTTTGGTTGGTGATGGCGCCTATGCTTGTATGGCCCTTGCAAAAGTCTGTATAAAAAATGGTGCAACACTCATATCCAGAGTACGAATGGATGCGCAGTTATTTGAATTTCCTGAGGTCAAGCCAGCGGGAAAGCGTGGAAGAAATCAAATTAAAGGACAGCGTATCCGGCTCAAGGAATTACTAGTAGATACTAAGACATGGGATACACTTCAGGTAAAGTGGTATGGTGGTGAACAAAAAACTATTGAGTGCTTAACCTTTGAATGCCTATGGTATCATGCAGGCGTTCCACCAATAAGGCTACGCATAGTGCTTGTTAAAACACCCGATGGTAAGAATGAGGCGGAGACATTTTTCAGCACCAATACGGAAAATTCACCGACACAAATTATTGAGTGGTTTGTTTTACGCTGGAACATTGAAGTTACCTTTGAAGAAACCCGTGCCCACTTAGGCATTGAAACACAGCGTCAGTGGTCAGATAAGGCTATTGCAAGAACTACCCCTCTGCTTATGGGACTACTTTCGATATTGGTACTGGTTGCCATTAAAATGCATGAAACTAAAAAATTGTTAGTGCAAGAAACTACATCATGGTATGACAAAAAGGGCGAGCTCACCTTAGTCGACATTATTACAGCCATAAGAAGATCAATCTGGGTGAAGATGTATTTTTCAATGTCTAAAAATTACGAAAATAATACGGATTCTTTAAAAATAACCGAAAAAACTGCTAACTTATTGATTTATCAACTGGCTTTGGCTGCATAA
- a CDS encoding recombinase family protein yields MLVGYARVSTVDQNLDLQLSALKEVGCEKLYQDQISGTKANRPGLSMALEVLRKHDTLVVWKLDRLGRTVKGLIDLVNQLHQKEIHFKSITDNVDTSTPAGRFFFHVMASLAQMERELLAERTKAGLAAAKAKGRVGGRKRKMTQSKIESAKQLLASGTLPKDVAHDLGISVPTLYRWVPASNNLD; encoded by the coding sequence ATGCTGGTTGGTTATGCGCGTGTTTCCACAGTGGATCAAAATTTGGATCTTCAACTTTCAGCATTGAAAGAAGTTGGTTGCGAAAAGCTCTATCAAGATCAAATATCAGGGACTAAAGCAAATCGTCCAGGACTTAGTATGGCTCTTGAAGTATTGAGAAAGCATGACACCTTAGTTGTTTGGAAGCTAGACCGATTAGGTCGCACAGTTAAGGGGTTAATTGATTTGGTTAATCAATTACATCAAAAGGAAATCCATTTTAAAAGCATTACCGATAATGTCGATACATCTACACCAGCGGGTCGTTTCTTTTTTCATGTTATGGCAAGCCTTGCCCAAATGGAACGTGAATTATTGGCAGAAAGAACTAAAGCGGGCTTAGCAGCTGCCAAGGCAAAGGGCCGGGTTGGTGGTCGCAAGAGAAAAATGACCCAAAGTAAGATTGAATCAGCTAAACAATTACTTGCTTCTGGCACCCTACCAAAGGATGTCGCACACGATCTTGGTATATCTGTACCAACTTTGTATCGTTGGGTTCCCGCATCAAATAATCTGGATTAA
- a CDS encoding DUF2442 domain-containing protein: protein MRKQSVAKENIAPGIVCTAPWRLTKVTPLPNYELEVEFNDGTHGFVEMVKLIMSDKAGVFAVLQDKDLFNKAHLEYGVLTWPGEIDLAPDAMHDAIKQKGRWVL from the coding sequence ATGCGAAAACAATCAGTCGCCAAAGAAAATATCGCCCCTGGAATAGTTTGTACCGCTCCTTGGAGACTAACGAAAGTCACACCACTGCCCAATTATGAGCTTGAAGTTGAATTCAATGACGGAACGCATGGGTTTGTTGAAATGGTTAAATTGATCATGAGTGATAAAGCAGGTGTATTTGCAGTACTTCAAGATAAAGACCTTTTTAATAAGGCTCATCTTGAATATGGAGTACTCACTTGGCCTGGTGAAATTGATTTAGCACCGGATGCAATGCATGATGCAATCAAACAAAAAGGCCGTTGGGTTTTGTAA
- a CDS encoding DUF4160 domain-containing protein — protein sequence MPTISAFYGILIQMFWGDHAPPHFHALYAEYEVLIDIHTLEVVRGSMPRRALALVLEWAFQHRAELFEDWTLCENNQSPKKISPLE from the coding sequence ATGCCAACAATTAGTGCATTTTATGGAATACTGATTCAAATGTTTTGGGGTGATCATGCACCTCCTCATTTTCATGCCTTATATGCTGAATATGAAGTTCTTATTGATATTCATACACTTGAAGTGGTTCGAGGCTCTATGCCCCGCAGGGCATTGGCTTTAGTATTAGAATGGGCTTTTCAGCACCGTGCTGAATTATTTGAGGATTGGACATTATGCGAAAACAATCAGTCGCCAAAGAAAATATCGCCCCTGGAATAG